The Betta splendens chromosome 12, fBetSpl5.4, whole genome shotgun sequence genome contains the following window.
CAAGTTTAAGGTGACTCTTATTCACATTTTGCATGTGATTTAAGTCTGGACCTTGAGTTCTCCTGAGTCTAAGTGTATGTGACTGTGGATGAGACGTCCCCTCTGTGCTCCTTCTGCCAGCGTGTACACAGAGCAGGAGGGCCAGACTCCCTGTCactccacctccctcactggGTCACCAGCAACAAGGCCGACCTGGACTGTTCTGGAATGAGCAGCGTGCCTGACCTGACCTACCCGGCTTGGATCCAGCACTGTGACCCCAGTGAACGCTGGGACCGCCGCGGTAAAACAGTCGCTAGGAGGCACCAATATAAATCAGTTTCCtccatcatacagtacatgcaccaATAGCACACCTCCTGTTAGGGCAACGTCTCGaaacaaattacaaacaaaatatTCATCAGCATTCTGGGTACATTGGATTTCaagtctgcctctgtgtttcgAGGCTTAGCCATAGTAAAGGCAACTGGGGTACCCCTACCTCTAATGTTTGGCAGTTGTCATGGCAACTGGACTTCTTTCTTTCAATGTTTCACCACCTATCCAGGTAATTTCTCAGACCTCAGACTGAGGGAGTACCTGGATCAGTTTGTGGTGTTGCAGGTCACATGACTCGTCCACCCTCTTAATAATGGTGcgttcctccacctgcagctcccagaGTCAGTGCTCCATCGTGGGTAGCAGAGCTGGAAGATGATGATTCCCATCAGATTTCGCAGGTGAGAGCTGATATTAAGACAGTCATCCAGAAAGAGCTGCAGGCGACTTGTTCTGCATAGTTGAATGATAATGTAGGTGTGTGACTGAAACCCTCTCATGAACTGTTACATAACCACATGAGAGGTCTTTGAGGTTGTGTTCACTCCTTTTGAAAATAAAGCACATAGTTTTGGCTACAACCTTCTTACTATTTCAGTCttactttctgtttgtgtcagcAGGTTGACAATCAGCAGATTCTCAAAGACCTGAGGCTTCAGTTTGCTGAGCAGATTTCGCTGCTCACTACAGAGAGAAAGAACTCTGATGTTGTGGAAAATCTGTTCAGGGGTAAAAAGTTCAtttcttttttgcattttgTCCTTTATAAATATTCCATTCCTGGAAACAGCAGGGTTCTACCCTCTATGTTCCATCTTTAGTATTTACAGAAGGTGGACAAACTACCAAACTACAATGAGAAAAGACTGatgtgttccttccttcctctcagaCAACAGATTTGAATCTCTGATACAGAAGGCTGACGAGGTGTTACACTGTCTGTCCCAGAGTTCtggtccagcagacagcagtCCTGCAGGTTCAGGTAGGAACAGATCATGTAACAAGAATCAAAACCATGGGCCATTTGTTTCTAGGCCATGTCATTATTCAGGAATCTGTGACTGGGGTTGTAAAGCAGCGGCACTTATTTAAGTTATGATAATTTGGGAGCTttcacactgacactgacacttTACATTTGCTTAACATTATCATGTTAAACAGTCAAAAAGATTTTTAAAGTAGGAGACaagcttttaaaaataattcataatattcagattttaaatacaaattgCTCATTTTTACAAGCAGAcatccattgtttttttctagtcAGCCCAGTGAAGACTGAGGATCTACTGTGTAGTTCACTCTCACGCCGTCCCTTCTTCAGTCTGTAAGACACAACACACATGGTATTTCGCCTCTTAGCTGTTGTTCACTGTACACACTGATCATATCTGGTATTTTGTTGAACCAGCAGAGagtcaacagcaacagcagggggcgccacaGAGGCTTTGACTGACAGAGGAGCTCAGGTAGAGTTTGATCCCACATCAcctgtcagctgtcactcatACTAGATCATAGTCTATGGTTTCTATTTACCTATGGATCATACGTTTCTGAATCAGATAAACAGGTTAACACACACGACATGCTGTTAACAGATGCTAGTTTACATCtgtgtgctctctctctcctcccaggcTCATGGCGATAGCATCTGGAAGCAGCCGGGTCCACTGGAGGCTCTGAAACAGATGCTGTTCAAACTGCAGGCAGTGGAGACAGAGCTTCAGCGACAGCAAGCAGAGGCATCCAAGGCATCCAAGGCTCCGGCGGCTCCGGCGGCTCGGGCGGCCTGTGAACCACTGCAGACGGAGGTCAATGTGATAACAGAAGAGGTCAGTCAGGCAAGTGAAGGGAAAGAGGTTTCATTTCCAGCCACACTCTGTTTACTACGTCTGTGACTGGGGGTGTAAAGAGTCGGTCTTGTGTTGCAGAGGCCTGAGGGGGTCGTGGAGCTGGAAGGTCTGTCTGGTGGCGTGTGCCTGCAGAGGTAACGACCTAATGAAAACCACGCACACGTGTCTGGAAAACCGTGATTATGAACAGGAGGAAGTCAAATAGATGATGATAGATTCTAAAAGATGAATGCAGAACTTTAACAGGCTGATTCTAAAAGCCATAATCACTGGATGGTGGTTCATCTTTTTTGTCTGTTAAGTTGGCAACTTTCTGTCATTAAGAAGTAGCGTCTTTGGATTTGTTCATTACTTCTCCAGAAACTCTAgacttttctttctcatttATGACGAGATGAGCTCTCAGTGATCAGTGAACAGAAATATAAGCTGGGTGTTTCCATCCTCAGAGCTCTGCATCACCTCCACCGCCTGAAGCTGCTAGTAGAGGAACCCGGAAGTAAAAGCAAACCGGACGAGGTGAAGGACGAGGATGAAGGCCACTACTCCTCTTCATCTGCCGATGGACTCTGTCCTCAGCAGAAACCGGCCTGAAGCAAGAGGCCTCCTGTTGATCTGTGTCATCActcctctctcctgtgtttcctgttgtttctaGTGAAAGCAGGTGGTTGTGTGCCAATGAATGAGGACCACCCTCAACTTGTATTCAACGACATTTACATGTTATCACAGTGCCATGAAGTTACATGAAGTGTTTCACTGCTTTGATGAGTTAAAATAGAATGTTTTCTTCAGGTAAATTCTCTGGTTTGAAGTCAGAGGATAGTTCCAGTATCTATTGCTACGTCATTATTCCTTGTGCAATAAAGACATTATGACAATTTAAACGGTTTGAAGGTGGCTTTTCTTTTATCATATTGTAAAAACAGCATAGGCTGTTACCACTGGCTACACTACACTGAAACGTTACCACTCTAATAGACCAAATCAATGTTTAGCTGTTAGATTTGATCCAATAACTAATGATCTAatgctaattaaaaaaatgccATATCTCAAGTCAAACCTTAGAGGTTTATTGGCATTCATGTTAATCATGTCACATCCACACGTTGACCAGACTGCCTGTGGGCcatgttgtctttttttaaactcaTCAGAATTTTCTGCCTCAGGGCTGCTTTGTatttctcctccagttgcctcaGCGCTGGCTCATAGGATTCCATGCGTTTCTTCAGCTGCTTGATGTCGTCGGTCAGCTCTTTTTTCTCCTCGGCAGCTCGTTTGCACTGTCGCCGATAGAAGTCCGTCTCCCTCAGCATCGTGGCCGtcctctcctcagcctccagccccTCACGTCTCAGCGCGTCGGCCTCTCTGCAGACTGCGTCCAGCTCGCTTCTCAGGAGCTGCCTGTGGGTGAGCGCGTCGGGGATGAAGGACACGCCGCTCTTTGCTCTCATCTGAGGTCCTCTCTGTAGGTTTTCGGTCCACTCTGCCTCAAAAACTCTTAACGTGTGGATCAGGCCCGCTCGCCGTAGGAAGTTCCTGAGGAAGTCATCCACCACCTCTGGGATGTGGCCAATGACCTGCTGGGGCCGTGCAGAGATTTTAAGAGTCAGAGCAGGCTCAACCTTCctcactgcctcctcctctgacaaagcttcctcatcttcctcctcttctctatCTTTCCCGTGAGCTGACATCTTCGGCTTTCGCCTCGGtgcttttgtttgcttgttgctatggtaacagtACACAAAGCAGCTGACTTCTGCTCTTGTTATGTTGTTTACCGTGTCACCATGGCAGCATCTCTACCTCATATTGTGGGATGTGATGTGTGTAACAGGTGCCCCTGAAAtaatgttgacctttgacctctgaactGCTAATTGCAACCACTTGTAATCAGTGAAAAGTGTTTGACATTCTTTCAAggttttaaaaacatttctatTAATTGACATTTTTGAGGACACAGTGATCTTAACTTTACTTTGATTGTGCAGAAGTACCAAACAGGTTTTTGGAGAAACACAATATGTTTTCCTTACCAGGTTACACTTAACTATTTGATCATAAAGTCACATTATTGCTGTTTGAATGAACCCACCTGTTCTAACCCGCGTCTCCAGTTGGGGGCAGTAAAGCAGCGTTAACGTTCTTCTccaacagaagaagaagtgaCGTCACATGAGCTCGTCACATGACTGGTCGACCACAAACAAGGACTACACTTTATTCGATGttgtaaatattgtatattttatgACCTTTGCAGAATGACGGAGGGACGTCCACCTGCCCCGTCAGACACTTGCTTCTGAAGCCGCTTGGTCGGTTCGTTAAGTCGAGTGAAGTCGAGTTTTTTATAAGAATCCGAATTTCATCGAAAAGTCGGTTTCCGACCAGGTACGTGCATTTTAGAGCGCACATGTAACGTGTTTTTCAGTGATTAAACATCAAGTCATTACACTTTATTCTAAGAATAAAATGAGTgatgaacataatgaaacaaGCTTTTGTGCCCGAAGAAACCAACGAATGACTGATAACCGACATTATCGTTGAAACAGGTTTTGATGTGAAACACTTCCTTAAAGTCTTTTCACTGGAGGCGATAGAAGCCGTAACACAGACCTGGTTACAGCAAATGCATCACTTAAAGAAAGGACAGAACGTACAGCTGTCGCTTTGACACATGACTTAATCACAGATTCACAGATGTAATACAAATGTATTACATCTGTGAATCTGtaataaacaaatgtaataTTTCTATATTCTCACACAGAGTGGGACATGTTTAGTGTCTGAAGCTGATCAGTAGTAACTTCACCTTGGTGATTAGGATCTGGTCCAGATcaggctgcacagctgctcGCAGCTGGAGCAAATAGTTCAACCAAATGAGAACTAGACCTGTTTCTAACAAGTGACTTGAATAGTGTCCAAGTTAAATATAGTCATATTACAAATGAACATTTTCTCAGGAGTCAAATATCTGATGAAGCTCACCTTTCATTTCTATATTAACTGCATAATGATGTCATTTCAGTGTCAGGCATCACCATGGGGTCAGCGGTGGAGAGAACAGATGAACATGTGAGGGAGTATCTGATCTACCGAGGGTTTACCAGCACCCTGAAACACTTTGACAGCGAGATCAAGGCTGACAAGGAGAAAGGCTTCAGGGTAAACACAGTCAAATGACGGCAAATGATTTTAGTTCTCAGGGTAGTTTGTGGGTTTTCTCTGAGCTGTCATCTTTCTGCAGGTGGATAAGATCAttgatcagctgcagcagtttgtcctgacctttgacctctttgGTCTGAAGGAGTACTGGCTTTACCTGGACAGACGTCTGTTCTGCAGATTGGAGGATGTTTACAGACCCACGGTTAACAAGCTGAGAACCAGCCTGTATCGATACTACGTCATCAACACGATCCAGGTAACCTCAGGCACAGATGTGACGCGTACGTGCCTGAATCAGAACGGCAGTTGAATCCATCCATTCTTTCTTCCTAGAAGGGAAACGTGGAGCGGACTCAGGAGTTCTTCCACAAGCAAGCGTTGGAGCTGCAGGGTCAGGTGGAGTGGCGTGACTGGTTCGTCCTGCCGTTCATCTCCAACCCTGAGCAGAACGCCACCTTCTCGCCGTACTTCTCACGCCAGTGGGCCGACACCTTCCTGGTGTCCCTGCACAACTTCCTGTCGGTCCTCTTCCAGTGTATGCATATTCTTTACCACCCAGGTTATTGAGCAGAGCACAGGTTCATGTGTTGTTAATTTACTATTAGTGGTCCTGCAGTTTAAAGCCAGCGTTTACTGCTGTCCAGTCCTTAACTGTTCGCACCCCAGCCCGTCCTGCTGAGTTTTGACGCTGAAGTGCAGAAGATGACGAGTCTGACTGAAGACAATGAACAGCTCCGGCAGATGGTGAGGAAGAAATAAACACTTAAGGGAttcctggttttcttttttctatatAGCAATACTCCATTTTATTGTTGATGTTTAATGTAAtaacaataacagcaacacacaaagcATCATATGGAGAATCTACATCTGCTCTGTGTTATGTcttttgtgacacacacacacacacacacacacacacacacacacacacacacacacacacacacacacggtttagTCCTCACATGATGTTTTAAACTGTCCAGTACTGGCCTGATATTTCTCTGTGTTATCTCTGACCTGCTCGTCTGGTCTTGTCCAGCTGTTCGCTCTGCAGACGGAGAGTCGGGACCAAGGGGGTGGAGATGAGATGGTCCACCACAAGCTGCCGGCGTACGTCCAGAACATGGATCGTCTGGgagacactgagctgtgagACACTAACATCACTGTGATTTCTGACAAATAATGCAAATAATAGGATAGATGCCATTTTTTCATGTTTATTATGTTGGGGCTCTATTTTAATGCACTTTGCCCTAAATTCTATTTTTGCACTTTACTTATATTTACatagattttgttttgttaaagctgaaagaaatgTCAGGTCTAACTAATTTCTCTTTTTAGCTCTTTTTTAGCCCTATCATTTCTATTTAGTCCCTCTTTCCTACATTTTagacagctgcagacatgacaGACATGTTATGATTCTAATGTATTACAATCTATTGACGAAAACAGGAtgttttatataatttaataatagaTGTCATCAATCAGTAATCTTCTACATGACAGTCTGAGTAAAATAATAGAATGCTTGACAAGCAAATCAAAGCTGGTATTTCTATAAAATAAGATGAGCTTAATTGAGGTTTCATCCATAGACCTGCAGTATGACAGGGGCACGACAGGTAGAAGGTGAACAATGTAACAGGCGTTCATTCAGAATATCTTAATATTTGTATTAGTCACAATCAGAATTTTTAGGCAATTGAAGGCAGATAAACTGTTAAAGCagtatttgtttctgttcagttCCAGAAAGTATTTGGATTCCCTCActatacttatttatttaacttgCAGATAGACCAGTTGTTTTTGTCAAGCTACATTTAACTACCTGTGATTGGTATGGTGTGTCGTGTTTGCTTTAAGTTTCTTGATCTGTCTGCAGTAGAACTTGACTTTAGTCCGGTTAAAGGTGATGCATGCACCAGgctgtcaaaataatttttgcACTTTTATCGTATTATCTCTCACTTTTAAACCTTCTTAGACTGAATACATGAGCAGGAGGCCTTGGACAGGAAGGAGGACATTTACTCCAGTCCTGTACTTTTTtataacaaatgtgtttttattagccGTTTAAATTTTATTGTACCTTACAGTAAAGTGAGCATAAAGGGAGGGAGCCTGCTGACTTTTCTGTAATTCTATTAAGAAAGTTGTTACTAACTTATTGTTATTGGTTTAATATTTATGCTGTTTTACACTGTGCTGTGTTGCGGTTGATGTTACTAAATAAACAATTCACCTGATGAATTGTTGTTTCTTGTCAGTACAATCCATTATACAATCCATTTTTCAGTAAATAATTTTAGTCTGAGCTGTCATACAGAAAAGTGCACTTTGAAATCAATACAACTTAACGTAATAAACAGACTCTGTATCCCAGATGATTGGCTCTAACCTTAAGGAGCAGGTCAGGCAGGTTTCTGGAATTGACAGTGAAGTGAAGTTGACACTTAAGTCACAAGTAGTGTAGTagttaagttttgttttttttaattactgcaTATTTACCTTACTTACAGCTTACCTGTTACAATGACATATTTTCTTGTGGATTTGAATATCTAAACAAATTTATTATGATTTGAGTAGCATATATGCTTTATACCACAATAAACGctatacatttactgtagttatacAAAGCAAAACAGTTTGATTTATTAGTAATTTGTGggcaatgtacagtatttgctttCATGGGGGGGTTATATTGcaatattttattgtaaaacaaaatGAGACACAAGTAAACTCAGTGCCTCTCTGAATTAATTGAGTCTGGTCTCTAGTCAGAAGGGTGGAGGCAGAATATATTCTAGGACAAATGGTTTGCATTCCTCTTTCATTATGATCTAAAATCaggtcaacagcagctgctACAGTTAATGCAGAGTTGAGTTATGGTTACATTATGATTGGTAGAATTTCTTTCCAAACACTTTTTTAAAAGGGTTTTTGACAAATCCCAGTTTTAGAGGTTTTTGTGCATTGACATTTTATTGGCTGCTGTCGTCTACACCTGTATAGACTAGAACGTAGTcctggctgcagcgctgcagttgTGTACTCTTCACCATACATGAAAAAGACATGAGCTGGTTAGAGGCTCATTCTGGACAGACATGAATGTGTACTCCAGGATGGGGATGATCTGTTTCTTCTGCTTAGTTGCAGCAGGGCTGTCAAAACAAGCTGCTCTTATTTATAAAATGATTGatgtaaaagacagacagagatcaACATCTGTatgcagctgtctgcacagaTAAAGGTTGCCATAAAGTCTTTATACTTTGCGTCTGATAGATGAGAAGGGAAGCAGGTGTCTTTGTAGTTGTGACTTAGTGTTGTCTGTTTAcactgtgacagtgtgtgtgagtggtgaATGTCTGCTCCGATAGTTATGTTTGTTGCCTCACGGTGCATCGCAGGTTCGTTCCAAATCTGGGCTAACTTGTAACAACCTTTCTTTTGTGCCCTCTCCTCTCAGGGACTTGGTGTCCAGCCAACGCGCCGTCAGCACCTCCACCACCCCTTCCAGGAACTTCTTCTCCACATTCCTACCACAGGGCCGACGCACTCCGGGGAAAGCGCCCCAGGTCTCCACCGGGTCCTCACCGACCCAGGTAGCAGTGATCAGGAAGGAGCCGCCAACGAGTCAGGTGAAAGCCTGTACTGAGTGAGGCTAGAAGTGATAATCCAAAAGCCCACAATGACCAAAACATGTGGGCTCCAGCTTCTTTAAGTCAAACTAGATGCCTCTCTAAGAAACTTTGACTGTGGTGAACCCAGCTGTACTTTGTAATAAAGCCAGCATCAAACTTTGCTGGgcatttgtttagtttgtcGACACTACAGAACTAGACTCACATCTCAATCAGCCCCTTTTTGAATCTGTGAATGTTCCACTCCTTGAATTCTTGTTTGATTTCCTTCACATTCCACCTGTACGTCTTAGACGTTTCTTTGGATTGTCATGGTACTTCCACACACAATGCTTCTTTGCTATTTGCTGTCTGGTGCTTCTTTGCTCTCAGTGATTGATTTGTCCCGTGTAGCCACCAAAGGCGAAGGAGGCGGTACCGGCTAAGGAGGCGAGGCCAGTTTCCAGCCTGCTGTCAACCAGCGAAGGTGCAAATCCACAGTCCCAACAGGCGTCGAACCAGCCATCGCATCCCAGACACAAGAGAATCCAGGAGCacgagaaggagagaaaggagctcTTCTCCAAACCACAGCcacaggtgagtgatgactgCATTTCTACGGTACAAGTGTCAGTTTAGGTTTAGGAAATGGACTTATTTGTTTCGTCAAAGAACAtcaaagacatttatttttttaatgacttGAGTTTAAATAATTCTCAATTCTACTTTGTTGGAGGTTATAAAATGGTTTTCCTTTCTTGCCATACATTTAGACCccagagaggaagatggagacgGGGGAGGTCGAGCCTCCTGCTGAGACCTCCAGTGAACCCCCTGAATGCACCTTGAGTGTTAAAACGTGTGGAGGATCAGAAGCAGGAGGTCTCTCAGCAGAACAGCCTTTCATCAAACTCAGCCAGGAGGAATATGCAGAACATCACTCCTCCATCATGCACTGCAGGTCTGCCTCCACGATTTATACATTTCAGCATTTCTTGTCTAAATTTCTTTTCTTGTCTAAAACACATTGTAtcactccttcctcctcctcctcctgcttctcctcttgAATATCTTTTTTGGGGCTGTGAATGAAACCTGTTATCTCTTCACCCCTCGCTCTGTTTTCCAGGGTTGACTGTTCTGGTCGCCGCGTTGCCAGTTTGGATGTAGATGGAGTCATCAAGGTAAATCTCCATCACTTCCTTTTGGggattatataaataaaagtgatgaACCACACACTAAGcgtatttctcctcctccttgtccagGTGTGGTCATTTAACCCTATCATGCAGACCAAAGCCACCATCATGTCCAAgtctcctctgctgtctctggAGTGGGCCACCAAACCGGACAGACTGGTACAAACGAACACGGGGGGGCACCTAGAATTGGTCAGGTTCTTCTGACCTGGTATTTATACCTGATGAAGCTGCATTTACTTGATTACAGTCATTACAGACTGAACCAATAATGACTAAAATATAAACGCCAAGCAGAAGTATTTTGAGTAATGGACATGCGAAGGACAGGTTCAAACGAAACAATAATGTACAAATGTTATTTTAGCTGATGATCTAAGGCATGTACGTAGTGTGTCAGGTCAACAGCGTAGCCTTGTAGCTTCATGAAATGTCTTTCTGAATGcactgtgtgtgcttgttttcagCTGTTGCTGGGCAGCGGCGTTGGCACCGTGCGACTGTATGATACAGACTCCAAAAAGACTCTCTATGAGATGAACATCGACGAAACGCATCCACGGTACCGTCCCGCGTCACTAAGAGTTAAACGGAGGAAACCATCAACTTAAACACCTTTTTATATAAACACTTTGATCAACAAAGGAAGGAAGATTACAGAAGGAAAGGAAGTAAAACATCTCGTTCTGATTCTTCAAGAAGGTGGTAACTATAGGAAACAGCAGGGCTAAACTTAACATATGTGAAAACGTCTAAACTCATTATCACTATGAATTCCATTAACATAAACAGATTGATGGAGGAACCAGGGTAGGGGTTGTAGCCCTGCAAGGCCTAAATAATAGAAAATCCCTCAAAAGGTTTATTGTTTGTAaaactatttccaccagctcaACTCAGTCCATTAAGAAGCTCACATTAGCTTAGAGTAAATACAAATTACTGAGCCATTTATTTGATAATAAGCCAAAGTCTGATATAAAACTGACTCcagatatgtttttttttacattcatgTGAAATTCAATACAAGTTCTGTAAGTGCTGATTTTAACAGGACGTCCTTCTGGCTCCAGTATCTTGTCTCTAGCCTGCAGTCCCAGCGGCTCCTCGTTCGTGTGCTCGGCTGCAGCCCTCAGTCGGTCTGGAAGCGTGGAGTCCGTGTCTCGTCTTCCCATACCAGTGTCtggacagctgctgctgtgggacacCAAGACCGTCAAGCAGCAGGTAATCAGTGACCTAGTCAGCGTGGAACATGCCTAGGTGTTCCACGCTGTGTGTAAGCAGAATGGCCAGTTAGCGTTACCTCTCTGTCCTGTGGCATCATCATGTTCAACGTGTCTTCTTAGCTCCAGTTCTCTTTAGAACCGGAACCAGTGGCCATTAATTGCACAGCATTCAACCACAACGGGAACCTGCTggtgactggagctgctgatggcGTCATCAGGCTGTTTGGTTAGTAAACCTGACACTAGCAACTGTTTTTGTTCACTTGTGTGAAACTAAAGAGCAACCAGAAGTTAAAGTGGTCTAAGAAaacctctgtgtttgtctttaacGTGTGCTAAGCCTAAGGGTGGTCTACATTTGAACTAGTTAACTATTCATGTGGGAGTCATCTATGAATCGAGGCACATGAATAAAATCCTGCCGTCCTGTTGATTCTCTGTAGACATGCA
Protein-coding sequences here:
- the wdr91 gene encoding WD repeat-containing protein 91 isoform X2; the encoded protein is MGSAVERTDEHVREYLIYRGFTSTLKHFDSEIKADKEKGFRVDKIIDQLQQFVLTFDLFGLKEYWLYLDRRLFCRLEDVYRPTVNKLRTSLYRYYVINTIQKGNVERTQEFFHKQALELQGQVEWRDWFVLPFISNPEQNATFSPYFSRQWADTFLVSLHNFLSVLFQCMPQPVLLSFDAEVQKMTSLTEDNEQLRQMLFALQTESRDQGGGDEMVHHKLPAYVQNMDRLGDTELDLVSSQRAVSTSTTPSRNFFSTFLPQGRRTPGKAPQVSTGSSPTQPPKAKEAVPAKEARPVSSLLSTSEGANPQSQQASNQPSHPRHKRIQEHEKERKELFSKPQPQTPERKMETGEVEPPAETSSEPPECTLSVKTCGGSEAGGLSAEQPFIKLSQEEYAEHHSSIMHCRVDCSGRRVASLDVDGVIKVWSFNPIMQTKATIMSKSPLLSLEWATKPDRLLLLGSGVGTVRLYDTDSKKTLYEMNIDETHPRILSLACSPSGSSFVCSAAALSRSGSVESVSRLPIPVSGQLLLWDTKTVKQQLQFSLEPEPVAINCTAFNHNGNLLVTGAADGVIRLFDMQRYESVMSWRAHDGEVYSVEFSYDENTVFSIGEDGKFIQWNIHRCGVKQSEQVLNQEATGPFVLSGYSGYKQVQVPRGRLFAFDSEGQHVLTCSSSGGLIYRLTNGEPALENVLSLGGHKAPVVTVDWCSAVECGTCLTASMDGRIKLSTLLAQKT
- the wdr91 gene encoding WD repeat-containing protein 91 isoform X1, which translates into the protein MGSAVERTDEHVREYLIYRGFTSTLKHFDSEIKADKEKGFRVDKIIDQLQQFVLTFDLFGLKEYWLYLDRRLFCRLEDVYRPTVNKLRTSLYRYYVINTIQKGNVERTQEFFHKQALELQGQVEWRDWFVLPFISNPEQNATFSPYFSRQWADTFLVSLHNFLSVLFQCMPQPVLLSFDAEVQKMTSLTEDNEQLRQMLFALQTESRDQGGGDEMVHHKLPAYVQNMDRLGDTELDLVSSQRAVSTSTTPSRNFFSTFLPQGRRTPGKAPQVSTGSSPTQVAVIRKEPPTSQPPKAKEAVPAKEARPVSSLLSTSEGANPQSQQASNQPSHPRHKRIQEHEKERKELFSKPQPQTPERKMETGEVEPPAETSSEPPECTLSVKTCGGSEAGGLSAEQPFIKLSQEEYAEHHSSIMHCRVDCSGRRVASLDVDGVIKVWSFNPIMQTKATIMSKSPLLSLEWATKPDRLLLLGSGVGTVRLYDTDSKKTLYEMNIDETHPRILSLACSPSGSSFVCSAAALSRSGSVESVSRLPIPVSGQLLLWDTKTVKQQLQFSLEPEPVAINCTAFNHNGNLLVTGAADGVIRLFDMQRYESVMSWRAHDGEVYSVEFSYDENTVFSIGEDGKFIQWNIHRCGVKQSEQVLNQEATGPFVLSGYSGYKQVQVPRGRLFAFDSEGQHVLTCSSSGGLIYRLTNGEPALENVLSLGGHKAPVVTVDWCSAVECGTCLTASMDGRIKLSTLLAQKT